The Pelodiscus sinensis isolate JC-2024 chromosome 30, ASM4963464v1, whole genome shotgun sequence genome has a window encoding:
- the LOC102454342 gene encoding olfactory receptor 5G9-like encodes MENQTTVTEFILLRLSNDPQVQKFLFLVFLLIYLVTLTGNTLIMLVIRADSHLHNPMYFFLFHLSFVDLCYSSVTVPKMLTDFLSENKTISFNGCIAQMFFIIFSAGTEVFTLSAMAYDRYVAICDPLRYAATMKKGTCVLLEAGAWTLGILDGLVYTVVVLQLQFCGPNQIHHFSCEPPPLLQLSCTSPLKEQMVLLTSAVVLGLSSFLLTLISYVLIISTVLRIRSAEGRRKAFNTCSSHLTVVGLLYLTAFFQYTKPSSASSVVLDELVSIQYSILTPMLNPIIYSLQNKEVKTALGRMLGKLRFRSSV; translated from the coding sequence ATGGAAAATCAAACCACCGTGACCGAATTTATTCTCCTGAGACTTTCCAATGATCCACAAGTGCAGAAATTTCTTTTCCTGGTATTTTTACTTATTTACCTTGTCACCCTGACTGGGAACACACTGATCATGTTGGTGATAAGAGCCGATTCTCACCTTCACAATCCCATGTATTTCTTTCTCTTCCATCTCTCCTTTGTTGATCTCTGTTATTCCTCAGTCACGGTGCCTAAAATGCTGACAGACTTCCTGTCAGAGAACAAAACTATTTCTTTCAATGGCTGCATTGCTCAGATGTTCTTCATCATCTTCTCGGCCGGTACAGAAGTGTTCACTCTCTCAGCCATGGCCTATGACCGTTACGTGGCCATCTGTGACCCGTTGCGTTACGCGGCGACCATGAAGAAAGGCACCTGTGTACTGCTGGAGGCTGGTGCATGGACTTTGGGCATCTTAGATGGGCTAGTTTACACGGTCGTTGTCCTCCAGTTGCAGTTCTGTGGGCCCAATCAAATCCACCATTTCAGCTGCGAGCCCCCTCCTCTGCTACAGCTGTCCTGCACCTCGCCCCTCAAGGAGCAGATGGTGCTGCTCACATCTGCTGTCGTATTGGGACTGAGCTCCTTCCTCCTCACCCTCATCTCCTATGTTCTCATCATCTCCACTGTCCTGAGGATACGCTCGGCAGAAGGCCGGCGGAAGGCCTTCAACACCTGCAGTTCTCACCTGACTGTGGTTGGCTTGTTGTATCTCACAGCGTTTTTCCAATACACCAAACCCAGCTCCGCATCCTCTGTGGTTCTGGATGAACTGGTCTCTATCCAGTATAGCATCCTGACTCCCATgttaaaccccatcatctacagcCTGCAAAACAAGGAGGTGAAAACAGCTCTAGGGAGaatgttggggaaactgaggtttaGGTCTAGTGTTTAG